The Rhodohalobacter sp. SW132 DNA segment ACCATCGTAGTGTGTTCGCTCATAGGATATTAGTCGTACTCTTACGTTTCCAAAAATAACTTTTACGTGTGCTTCAAGCGGCACTCTTAAATCATCGGTTAAATACCAGGCTTTGAATTCACCTGAAAATCCGAACGGGCCGTCCGCGTCTGTTGTACCTTCGCTAAAATAGGTTTCTACGTCATCATCGAAAGCGTCATAACTTCGCATCTCAATGTTTGAACTGCTTGATGCGGTCAGGTAGCTTTTTTCTCCTTCGATATACACCGGAAGTTCATACGGCTCCTCGATACCGGCAAACAGCCGGGAGTAAAGGAAAACCAAATCGCCGCCGCTGGCGGGTTCTTCGAGTTCGAGCGTGTCAGCAGGTTCGCCTTTTTCAAAAAAACGGACCTCCATCGCCTCCCGGTCAAATTTGATCTTTGCCGTTTCGTACTCCTCATCGTGGATATCATCACGCCAGAACAGATGGCTGTAAAACCAATCCTGGTTATAGCTGAACAGCGTTTCGTAGTTCACGATGCGTGTTCCCACGAAAGGTACGCGGCGGTTGGATCGAATTCGTGTTCGCAGATGGTGAACCGTTTCGCCCTGGTAGGTTGTATCGGGCAGAATCTCAACATCAACCCAGCCGAGTGTAAAAAAACCGTACCGCACTTCGAATTCAAACACTTCACGAACGTCCATCAGCATCTGCTTAGTCGGCGGCTCATCCCTGTCGAACGTGAGGTTGTGATCCTGCGCCTGCAGATTCTGAATCAACGCTCCCGGGAGGAGAATCATCAGCAAGAGGAAATATTTAAATAAATGATTCAAACGCATCTTCATCATATCCAACCAGCACAGCGCCGTCTCCTTCCTCTTCAATCACCGGCCGTTTAATCATCATTTGGTTTTCCAGCAGTTTTTCAAACAGTTCCTCATCACTCAAATCCTGATCCTTCAGGCCAAGATTCCGCCAGGTCGTTCCACGGCGGTTGATCAGCACGTCGAGACCTACTTTATGCACAAACTCATCCAGTTTATCAGCGGAAAGCGGCTCTTTTTTCAGATTTACAAACGTGTACTCAATATCACGCTCATCCAGCCATTTCAGCGAGTCCCGAACTTTATTACAGTTTTTGATGCCATAAACCTTTAGCATAATCGATATATTCTGTTTACAGTTATTGATTGTTTTTCGGGGATTGATATACTCAACGACCGGTGACCCCGTTCTCTACACCGCCGCAAATTATGAACAACGTTAAAGATACAACGATTACGATCCATTTATTAACCAATATCGTTAAATCCTTTACCGCTTTTCCATTACGGAGTAAACCGTGTTTTTCTGATAATGATTCATCCCGATCCAGCGCGAATTTGAAAAATCTCATTCCATTCACCTCGTTTCGATACGCTGCGGTTGCGGTTCTGCTGATCGCTATAATTAGCGCCTGCGGGCAGGATGATGATCAGCGGGATTTTGAACAAGAAGCGTTCTCCCTTCCGGATGGTATCACGCAGACAGACAATTCTGGTCAGATTGTGGAAGGAAATGAAGATCCCGACGACTGGCGTGTTGCCCCATTTTTCCAGGGGCTGGTCTATATTGATCCGCTGCCATTCCCAAATCCCGTTCAAGTGAGTGATGTGCTGAGAATTCACGTGGATCCGTTCCAGGAGGCTTTGAATGGCCTGATCATCCTGGTGATCAGTGAAAATGCGGCAAACAGGGAACCCCGCCAAATCTACAATCATGCACAGAGCCCTCTGCCCCCCGGCCCTACTGTGGTTGACCTGAATCCCATTCAGTTTAGCTGGAACAATACGGCTCAAAATGCGCGCGGCCTGCACCGGCTGATTTTAGTTGATGGATCTGGAAACGTAATCAGTTATGGCGACATCCTTGTAGAGTAGAATTTTACCTCCAGGATTCTAAAATCAACTCACCAAATTTTACAGAAATTGATCGTAGAATTGTGAAAGTTAGGAACGAAGTCTCTGTTCCAGGTAATCACTCGTATAACCATCAATTTCTGCTCTATGAAAACATCGATATCGCTCCTCTCCCTGCTCTTTATTATTCAATTCTCCCTGCTCCATGCCCAAACTACAACGAACGATCCGTTTCCTGACCCGCTGATTGCTGATGAGGATGTGATCCTCGTAGGGGCTGAAGAGTTTGCCGAACTGCCTGATTACGACGGCAATCCCGTCCGGATGATGCTGATGGTGGATGAGCCGGGAACCTCCCGGATGTTTGTGAATGACATGTACGGCCCGATTTACAGTGTGAGTTATGATGGAGAAGAAGTCTCGCTTTATGTTAATATCAACGATCCGGAGTGGGGAGTTGGAGTTGAGTACAGGGGACGCGAACGAGGATTTCAGAGCTTTGCATTTCATCCCGATTTTGGCAGGGAAGGGAGTGAAGGGTACGGCCGTTTTTATACATTTTCGGATGTGAGAGATAATGAAACAACACCTGATTTCATACCTAATGGAGGTGACAACACCCATCACACGGTACTGCACGAATGGATTGCGGATGATCCTTCTGCGGATCGGTTTGATGGAGAGGCTCCCCGCGAACTAATGCGGTTTGAGCAGCCGTTTGGCAATCACAACGCCGGACTGATCGCCTTTCACCCTTTCGCCGAAGCGGGCAGCAGTGAATACGGCCTGTTGTACATCGGCTCGGCTGACGGAGGGAGCGGCGGTGATCCGCTGAATCTGTCGCTGGATCTCACTTCGGCTTTCGGTAAAATGCTTCGGATTGATCCGCTTGGATCAAACAGTGAAAACGGGCAATACGGTATTCCGGACGACAATCCCTGGGCAGGCGAAGAGTTCAGCGATGAGCTCGGTGAGATTTATGCGTACGGAATGCGCAACCCGCAGCGCTTCGGATGGGATCCGGATAATAATAATCTTTTTATGGCCGATATCGGGCAAAACATTGTCGAAAAAGTGAGCCTTGTACCTAAAGGCGGAAATCTGGGATGGAATGAGTGGGAAGGGAGCTACCGGTTTGTCAGCCGATCCGAAGTCATTGTGGATGAGCCGCGAAGTGATCCGGATGTGGTATATCCTGTAGTGGAATATGGCAGGTATGATCCGCTGATGGCAAATCGCGTGGCCGTAACCGGAATTCACGTCTATCGTGACGGACCGGTCTCGCAACTGATGGATCTTGTTCTATTTGGTGATATGGTGAATGGCGAAATCTTTTACTTTGATGCGGATAACCTCCCCGAAGGCGGAACGGAAGGACTCCGGCGTGTACTGCTGCATGATGAGAATGGAGACAGTAAAACCTACCTCGAGCTGATTCAGGATAAAAACCGAGAACAAAATCGTGAACCGGCATCCCGAACCGACCTTCGTTTCGGCACCGGCCCGGACAACATGGTGTTTCTGCTAAACAAACAAGATGGCACCATCCGGGTTTTAACTCCGTAGTTAAGCCGGGATTTATATCTCGAGTATTTTTACCACGAAGGACCCGAAGACTCTAAGGTTCACGAAGTTTTTTTAATTCTTCCCTTCGTGTTTCTTCGGGACTTCGCGCCTTCGCGGTTCCCAAACGAAGTTCAGTTGAGGCTTGCTAATAACCAATTTGGCTTTAAATAAATATCCAAAGGTTTACCACGAGGGCACGAGGACTCTAAGGTTCACGAAGTTTTAAATATTGAAAATTCCTCCAACCATATTTCTTCGCGGCCCTGCGCCTTCGCGGTTCCCATCTTACAGTCGAATGTTTACTGTTTACTTCAACGATCAACCACCCTACCTTCAAGTCCGATTTGAATAAACTTCAGCCATTAAAACCCTAACCTGCTTAACGCCACGGACACCATTCTTTGAAACAAAATGAAAACCAAAAATTACCGCGGCTGGCCTGGGCGGGAGTCCTTACCGGAGCAGCGCTCTGGGGCACACTCGGATTGTTTATCGCTCCTCTCACTGAGGCAGGATTTCCAACCCTCACGCTCGCTTTTTTGCGAATGGCCGGTGGCTTCATCCTGGCTCTTCCGCTGCTGTGGATCGCCAAACCGGGTGTCCTGAAACTTAACCGCTGGCAGGATCTCTCCTATTTCATACTTACCGGCACCGTCAGCCTCGGACTTTTTCAGTGGTTTTATCTTTCAGCGATCAATGAACTGGGCATGTCGCTTGCTGTAGTTCTGCTCTACACCGCTCCTGCTTTTGTGGTTATTATGGCGCGGTTTTTATTTGGTGAACCGATCACCCTCCGAAAAACGATCGCCATCTGCATCATGGTTGCAGGATGTGTGTTTGTACTGGAACTTCCGGCTCAATCCGGTCTCAACATCTCGGTCACCGGATTCCTCTTAGGAATGGGTGCGGCAATCACGTTCGCCCTCTATAATGTGAGCAGTAAATTTGCCCTTCAAAAATACAGTGTGTTGACGGTCACAATATACACCTTCCTTTTCGCTGCCATCGGGCTTATGCCGCTTGCAGGTGCCGGCGTTTCGGCGGATCTCTTTCTTCAGACCAACGTTTGGGTTTGGCTTGCATTAATGATGGTTGTTCCCACACTGTTTGCATATGGCTTCTACATGGTTGGACTTCAGAAAATAGAATCAGGCCGCGCCACACTCGCTGCAGTAATTGAATTGCTGGTAGCCGTATTGCTTGGCGTGATTATCGCCCGTGAACCGTTCAGCCCAATGATGGGGGTTGGCGTGCTGATGGTTCTTTCTTCCGTGTTGATGATTAGTCTTTTTCGGCGGGATAAAGTAGTTGTTAGGTGAGTGATTTGGACCGCGGAGTGGGGGTTCTCGCAGCGGCGCGACGGCGCAACGTGTTTGAACCGCAGGGGCGCGAAGTCGCGGAGTTAGTAGATGAGGTTTGCCAATGATAGAATGATTAGATCGCTGAAAAGTATGGTCACATTTATTGGGTACAGTAACTCTACCAGAATCCCGCAGTATGGGGTTAAAGAAACGCGTCACCAAACGAGCGAGCGAGATGAAAGTTACATGTTTTAGGTAAACGGGAAACAGGAAAGAGTAATCTCAAGATTCTGAAGCTTTTGCGCCTGGAATATCAGCAACATTATGTCCCCCATTTTCTCTCATACAATTATTAATTCTACGCAAATATCTTCATTAGTTAAATTCACAAAACGATTATAGCCGGAAAATTAAAATTAAAATTAAAAAAGCTTCCTGACGAATCAGGAAGCTTTCTTGTCATTTAAACATCAGAGTCTTATCTGCCTCCGCCCCGGCTTTTACCTTCGCTGGCAACATAGCTTACACAATCACCCTGATTGCGAAATCCATTGCCATCTTCATCAACCAGGTTTTCCCAGCCACCGTTTTTACATTCTGCCTTATCTTCAGGAGTTGCAAGTGATTCAAAGTTGAAGACCTTGCCGTTAAAATTTACACCGTCCGCAGCAACCGTCCAAGCCGGATTCCCAGAACCGAGGTTCAGTGCGATGGCAGTTACTGTGGCACCGGTTTCAAACCCGACAACGTCATCGAGTGTGTAGAATGGGTCACCACCATTGCCGGCATCTAAACCACCAGCAGTATGACTTGACCAAAATATGCCCTCATCAGCAATGTCGCTTTGGTGTTGCCAGATCTTCGGCTCAACCGGATCCGGATTCGCAACACCGTTTTGCCAGTATGGCTCGTAAACCAGCCAGGTCCAACTATCATCATCAAAGACTACATATAGCTGGTAAGATACAGCAGCCAGCCCTGGACCCTCGTGCTGATATGTCCAGTAAGAAAGCTCTGTTACATCACCAAGAGAAACTCCTTCGCTCAATTCATACCGTATATTGGCTTTTGAAGCAATTTCATCGACAGTGGAAAGCTCTATAGCATACTCACCTAACCCTGCCGGTGCTCCGTAATCAGTTACCCAGGCAAGAGCACCGCCTTCCCTGGTTTCATCTGAAAACCAATCTACTCCAAGATTATTTTCAGAAACAATGTGACTGTGATCGCTAAATGGTAGTGATTCTGTATATGCCTGATGATAAGGTTCTGATTCATCTGCTAGTTGGTTTGAATCTGTTACAGAATCACAGCCCGCTGAAATCAAGCCGACTGTTATCATCAAGAGTACAAGTTGTACAACCCATCTCATATTTTGCTCCGTTTTATTAAGTTTTTATTGATTTAATCTTCTGTCAACTCTCTGAGAATATTATCCCAATCCTCATCGACGCAGAAAAAAGAAACACAAATCGATTCTATTATCTTCAGACAATTCTATTCGTGCCCCCCTAAAATGTTAATGATCATTAACTTACCCAAATTTTATTGAGATTCTATGTAGGAAATATTAATGCTTAGTTTTATGCAGATATTGAGAATTGTAATGATTTATAAAAATGGCTTTTTAATCAAATTTTAGTCTAATAAATTACCAATACTCCGTGCTGATGCGTTGCATTATAACTGGGCTACGGATATGACAACCCTCCGGGTCTTTTTTTAAAGGGATATAAATTTTATCCATCCAGTAGAATTCAATAGAGATGAAAAAAGGTTACTCGCCTGTGCGTAACAAAGAGCCACGGCAGGGGCGCAACATTTTGTAGCCCCCGAGACAGAGCATCGGGGCAGGCCCGTACAAGGGCCGTGTTTTATCCGGCCCGCAGTGCGGGGGAAGAGGACAAGCGTGGCCCGGTATCCCCAAGGCGATGTATTCTGCAGAAGCAAGGAATAATGTCGACGGGGAATTTATCGAAATGGTGCAAAGATTCGGAGTTGGGGTTCTCGCGACGGCGCTACGAAGAAACGTTTTTTTTTACCGCAGGGGCGCGAAGTCGCGGATTTGGGAGATGGAGTTTTGCCGATGATGAAGTGCCGATATTGATAAAAATATAGCTTGATATATCGTTTCGATGGGTATCTTCATCTCAAACGGAAGGCCACACTGAACTTTCACCCAGTATCTATCGATTCCACCAGCTCGTAAATCATATCGGAGACGGAATCATGGTATCCCCAACCTATATTCTCACAGGCTGCTTCGAGATTGATAAGACGATCCCTAAATTTAATGTAATACACCGGGTGTTTTTGAATTTGTTTGCAAAAACTACCCAGCATCGATTCCATGGAGTTGTAGAATCGTTCATCGATGTCGCCGTACTCATTGGTAATATCCGTACCGGTCTCCACGTAATAGAGCTGTAAATCCGCAATTTGACCGGGATAATCCTTCAAAAGCTTACTGTACTCCCTCACCTACTTTCTGGCCCCAGCCAGATCGATTTTGGCGAACATAGAATTTCCGTAGAGGTGAGAATAGATCTTCTTCTTTGCTTCTTTTGTGATCGACTCTACATTTGCCTCATTCGAACTCCGAACGTGAAGCTCCAAAAATTGTCGGTTCTTCGGATTAAGTTTACAAAGCTCCACAATCACGTCACAAAGGTCATCGCGATCGAGATCTTTAAGAAGTGATTTTATGGGGGTTGATTTTGGCATGGTGGTAAAAGAGGTAAAATTCAATTAAAGTGGAAAATCTTCGGGATCTCTTCGAGTGTCCCAGATGTGCAAAATTGTTATGGTCTCACCATCCTCCAAATAAAAAATTTGATAAGCATCTTTCACAAAAAATCGCTCCTCTTGGTTCTTAAGCTTCCTTCCAAGATCAGGAAATCGAGAAAGTAGTTGGACAGTATTCCTAAACGTATCATCCAATTTAGTTGGATAATCTTTACTTCCCAGACGTTGATACCAGTAATCAAGGATCTGGATACGATCTGCTAAAGCCTCTTTTGACCAGACTATCCGTTTAGCCATCGATCTACCAGCTCATCAGCCTGCTCGTTCGTTAGCGTCTCCCCTTTTGAGATACTTCTTTTCGCTTTCTCTATACGCTTGACCTGGTACTCAGTCAATTGAGGTTCAGCTACCGATTGAGATTTATGATCCAGAATAGTTTTGACAGTTTGAAGCAACTCTTCATCATCAATGTTTTCGATTCTCTCGTGAAGGAGGGTTTTTAACTCTTTGGTATTTTGAGACATAGTATCGGAGATTAATTTACAGGTACTCCATTATAATCAAGAAATTCCAAAGATTAAATCTTTTGGTTTAGTGGGGTTTGAACCGCAGGGGCGCAAAGTCGCAGAGATGGGTTCTCGCAACGACGCGACGGCGCAATGTTTTTTTTTGAACCGCTGGGGCGCGAGGTCGCGGAGATGGTTTCTCGCAACGGCGCAATGGCGCAACGTTTTTTGGTGGGTTGGCCCGTGCTGGAGCGACGGCGCAACGTTTTTTAACCGCAGGGGCGCGATGGCGCGGGGTTGGAGGATGGGGTTTTGCCGATGATGAAGTGCCGATATTGATTAAAAAACTCAGTTCATCAATTCAATATACCGTATCAGGGTGCCTTCCTCTTCACTGGTTAGGGAATAGATCCCTCCTTTTCCATCCGCAGCGATCATATGGGTGGTATGGTCCAGTTCAAAGCCTTCGATCAGCTCCAGATCCCAGTTGAAGAGATGGACTTTGTTTGTATATAGTGCGTTTTCTTCCGCTCGCATAGTTCCGCTATAAAGGGCATAGATAAGGTTTGCATCGGCGTCCACCCAGCTGTAGCCCGCTTTACCGCCGTCGTCTACCGGCCAAGGCTGACCAGATTGTGTTTCCAGGCGCATTTTTGGGAGAGGGAATTCTGATCCCTGAACCCGGGTAATGAGAGTGCCATCGGCATCATATTTTTCGATGAAATCAGCATTTAATGAAAACAAAACTTGCCTGATGCGAGGTTGGCGCAGGTCGATAGTTAAAATCGCTGTTAAAAAATTCCTCGTGACCTGAATTCTCACCGCTACAGGATAGCAGCAGCAAAGCGGTTAAAAGTGTGATTAGATATGGGGTGGTTTTTTGAGGCATGTATAAATCTGTAATGTCGGTTAACGGTATATTATTTCAGCGGCCTTTGGAATCAAACTGATGAATTGTATTCTCAGCCAAATCGGCACTAAATACTTTTCCGAAATGATCTACAGCAATATTTTCGACCATACGACCAAAAAAAACTGATCGGTATCCCCAAATGAAATTTCCCAGATTAATTCGATGTCAGTGGCAGGAGTTGGATTTTCAGAATAAACGGTAAGATTTTCAATAGTTGAAAGATACTCAGGCAAATCCTCCGCCTTTTCTGAACCACAACCGACTAATAAGTTTAGTAGAATTAAACAGGTAGCTAATCGCAGAGAATCTATTATTTAAGTTAAGGTACAAAAACGTTTTGGTGTTTTTACGGCGTGGCAATCAATTTTAAAGTCGAGCAAAAAACGCTTGCGCGTACACAGGAAATGCTTGTTAGGCATTTTGATTAGTTGCAAACGGTATAGTTGCTAGAATTCTATTAGTTAGTTTTTTATGTAAATCTTCAGGCGTTTCCCAGACGATGTGATTGTATTGTCTAGTATCGAAGTGAGTTTTATCAATATAGTCTTCTCGACAAGTCCAGATAACAGGAATACCTAATCCTAAGGCATACCCTGCCTCAAAATAGACGCCACCTCTATTATCTGTAAAATCAGCAACTAACAAGTTGCTTCGATTAATTTGAGCAATTATTTCATCACAAATTTTATCATTGTGCTCTAACATGTCTATTCGAAATGGATTCAAGTTTAAATCATCTAAAGCTTTGTGAAATCCATTTTCCCATGCATTATTCATTTCTTCACTAAACCACATTGCAACAAATGCTTGATTATTTTCAGGCTTTCTTTTTCTTAGCTCTTGAATGTATTTCCATCCTTCGAGTGTAATGATAAAATTATTGAATGCTGCAC contains these protein-coding regions:
- a CDS encoding DUF3108 domain-containing protein, with the translated sequence MILLPGALIQNLQAQDHNLTFDRDEPPTKQMLMDVREVFEFEVRYGFFTLGWVDVEILPDTTYQGETVHHLRTRIRSNRRVPFVGTRIVNYETLFSYNQDWFYSHLFWRDDIHDEEYETAKIKFDREAMEVRFFEKGEPADTLELEEPASGGDLVFLYSRLFAGIEEPYELPVYIEGEKSYLTASSSSNIEMRSYDAFDDDVETYFSEGTTDADGPFGFSGEFKAWYLTDDLRVPLEAHVKVIFGNVRVRLISYERTHYDGM
- a CDS encoding arsenate reductase family protein encodes the protein MLKVYGIKNCNKVRDSLKWLDERDIEYTFVNLKKEPLSADKLDEFVHKVGLDVLINRRGTTWRNLGLKDQDLSDEELFEKLLENQMMIKRPVIEEEGDGAVLVGYDEDAFESFI
- a CDS encoding sorbosone dehydrogenase family protein, giving the protein MKTSISLLSLLFIIQFSLLHAQTTTNDPFPDPLIADEDVILVGAEEFAELPDYDGNPVRMMLMVDEPGTSRMFVNDMYGPIYSVSYDGEEVSLYVNINDPEWGVGVEYRGRERGFQSFAFHPDFGREGSEGYGRFYTFSDVRDNETTPDFIPNGGDNTHHTVLHEWIADDPSADRFDGEAPRELMRFEQPFGNHNAGLIAFHPFAEAGSSEYGLLYIGSADGGSGGDPLNLSLDLTSAFGKMLRIDPLGSNSENGQYGIPDDNPWAGEEFSDELGEIYAYGMRNPQRFGWDPDNNNLFMADIGQNIVEKVSLVPKGGNLGWNEWEGSYRFVSRSEVIVDEPRSDPDVVYPVVEYGRYDPLMANRVAVTGIHVYRDGPVSQLMDLVLFGDMVNGEIFYFDADNLPEGGTEGLRRVLLHDENGDSKTYLELIQDKNREQNREPASRTDLRFGTGPDNMVFLLNKQDGTIRVLTP
- a CDS encoding DMT family transporter, with protein sequence MKQNENQKLPRLAWAGVLTGAALWGTLGLFIAPLTEAGFPTLTLAFLRMAGGFILALPLLWIAKPGVLKLNRWQDLSYFILTGTVSLGLFQWFYLSAINELGMSLAVVLLYTAPAFVVIMARFLFGEPITLRKTIAICIMVAGCVFVLELPAQSGLNISVTGFLLGMGAAITFALYNVSSKFALQKYSVLTVTIYTFLFAAIGLMPLAGAGVSADLFLQTNVWVWLALMMVVPTLFAYGFYMVGLQKIESGRATLAAVIELLVAVLLGVIIAREPFSPMMGVGVLMVLSSVLMISLFRRDKVVVR
- a CDS encoding type II toxin-antitoxin system RelE/ParE family toxin, encoding MAKRIVWSKEALADRIQILDYWYQRLGSKDYPTKLDDTFRNTVQLLSRFPDLGRKLKNQEERFFVKDAYQIFYLEDGETITILHIWDTRRDPEDFPL